A region from the Vibrio sp. SS-MA-C1-2 genome encodes:
- the minE gene encoding cell division topological specificity factor MinE, with amino-acid sequence MALLEFFLPQKKKTANVAKERLQIIVAERRGMGSTSPAYLPQLKKDILEVIQKYVEITPEQVSVSLEQKEDDLSVLELNVTLPEDK; translated from the coding sequence ATGGCACTATTAGAGTTTTTTCTTCCTCAGAAAAAGAAAACAGCAAATGTAGCAAAAGAGCGTTTACAAATTATCGTAGCAGAACGTCGTGGTATGGGCAGTACTTCACCTGCATACTTACCTCAGTTGAAAAAAGACATTCTGGAAGTGATTCAAAAATATGTTGAAATCACCCCTGAACAAGTTTCAGTATCATTAGAGCAGAAAGAAGATGATCTTTCTGTACTAGAACTGAATGTCACATTACCTGAAGATAAGTAA
- the rnd gene encoding ribonuclease D: MNFTIISDTEQLNRACLTASTHPTIMLDTEFVKTRTLYPRLGLIQLYDGENLSLIDPIAIEDMSSLWDLLVNPDVLKVLHACSEDLEVFLNECGQLPTPMFDTQIMAAFLGHGLSTGFAALVKEYFEVELDKGESRTDWMARPLSDKQLKYAAADVYYLYPLFEVLQQKVNKEGKKQALDYECQAMLDKKRKVADLDCAYLDIKNSWQLDPKELAILKIVAKWRQLEARKRNLALNFVVKEANLWKLARYQPTNKSELFELGFEKMEIHYHGGRLLQMVEQGKILPESEYPEKITRIIDYPNYKELMTKLRQIVSTVATKYQLAPEFIASKRQLNQLLSWAWKYQCADDKRPEVIKGWRLELVGRELLELLSPEE, from the coding sequence GTGAATTTTACAATTATCTCGGATACAGAGCAGCTCAATCGAGCCTGTTTAACTGCATCAACGCATCCAACCATTATGCTCGATACTGAGTTTGTAAAAACTCGAACACTTTATCCTCGCTTAGGGCTGATTCAGCTTTATGATGGTGAAAATCTCTCTTTGATTGATCCGATCGCAATTGAAGATATGTCTTCGCTATGGGATCTTTTGGTTAACCCTGATGTATTAAAAGTGTTGCACGCCTGTAGTGAAGACCTAGAAGTTTTTCTTAATGAGTGTGGTCAATTACCAACACCAATGTTTGATACTCAAATTATGGCGGCATTTCTTGGTCATGGATTATCAACAGGGTTTGCTGCTCTTGTTAAAGAATACTTTGAGGTAGAGTTAGATAAAGGGGAGTCTCGTACTGATTGGATGGCACGTCCCCTGTCTGATAAGCAGTTAAAATACGCCGCGGCAGATGTTTATTATCTGTATCCACTTTTTGAAGTGTTACAACAAAAAGTGAATAAAGAAGGTAAAAAGCAGGCGTTAGATTATGAATGTCAGGCTATGCTCGATAAAAAGCGTAAAGTTGCAGATTTAGATTGTGCCTATTTAGATATTAAAAATAGCTGGCAACTTGATCCAAAGGAACTGGCTATTTTGAAGATTGTTGCAAAATGGCGACAATTAGAAGCAAGAAAGCGTAACTTGGCATTGAATTTTGTCGTAAAAGAGGCAAATTTATGGAAATTAGCTCGTTATCAACCAACCAATAAGTCTGAACTGTTTGAGTTAGGTTTTGAAAAGATGGAGATCCATTACCATGGTGGTCGCCTATTACAGATGGTTGAACAAGGTAAAATTTTACCGGAAAGTGAGTATCCAGAAAAAATCACACGAATTATTGATTATCCAAACTACAAAGAGTTGATGACAAAACTGCGCCAAATAGTTTCGACTGTTGCTACAAAGTATCAGTTAGCACCTGAGTTTATTGCATCAAAGCGTCAGCTAAATCAGTTGTTAAGTTGGGCGTGGAAGTACCAATGTGCGGATGATAAGCGCCCTGAAGTGATTAAAGGGTGGCGATTAGAATTGGTGGGTCGAGAGCTTTTAGAATTACTCTCACCGGAGGAATAA